A genomic region of Desulfosarcina ovata subsp. ovata contains the following coding sequences:
- a CDS encoding ABC transporter permease: protein MGPYILKRMGAMGMVLFVVSVFTFFLIHMAPGDPRIMMAMSRFGNDITPEQIEWIGKEMGLSAPVHVQYVIWLGHLFSGDLGNSIRSDQSVVSELLNRLPATLTLGLSGFAISLLIALPLGIVAAIKQNSMVDHAVMVGSIVFISIPGFWLALLLILLFSVNWGLLPVCGQGTAAHMVLPVTVLALGMAATTTRLTRTCMLEVLRQDYILAARGKGLPEKSVIWRHALRNAMVPIATYSGIKLARTFQVAVIVETVFAWEGIGKLMVDSCFARDFPMIQGCVLLVGAVFVLTNFAVDMLYLYLNPRIRLLSEKQGSPA, encoded by the coding sequence ATGGGACCCTATATTCTCAAACGCATGGGTGCCATGGGCATGGTGCTTTTCGTGGTTTCGGTGTTTACCTTTTTTCTCATCCACATGGCCCCTGGCGATCCGCGCATCATGATGGCCATGTCCCGCTTCGGCAACGACATTACCCCCGAGCAGATCGAATGGATCGGCAAGGAGATGGGACTGTCGGCGCCCGTTCATGTTCAGTATGTCATCTGGCTGGGCCACCTCTTCTCCGGTGATCTGGGCAATTCCATCCGCAGCGACCAGAGCGTCGTCTCGGAGCTGTTGAACCGCCTGCCGGCCACGCTGACGCTGGGCCTGAGCGGATTTGCCATCTCCCTTCTCATCGCCCTGCCCCTGGGCATCGTGGCGGCCATCAAGCAGAATTCCATGGTGGATCATGCGGTGATGGTGGGAAGCATTGTGTTCATCTCCATTCCCGGATTCTGGCTGGCCCTGCTGCTGATCCTGCTCTTTTCGGTCAACTGGGGTCTTTTGCCGGTCTGCGGCCAGGGCACGGCGGCCCACATGGTGCTGCCGGTCACCGTTCTGGCCCTGGGCATGGCCGCCACCACCACCCGCCTGACCCGGACCTGCATGCTCGAAGTGCTGCGTCAGGACTACATACTGGCCGCCCGGGGCAAGGGACTGCCCGAGAAGTCGGTCATCTGGCGGCATGCCCTGAGAAATGCCATGGTTCCCATCGCCACTTACAGCGGCATCAAGCTGGCGCGCACCTTTCAGGTGGCGGTGATCGTGGAAACGGTCTTCGCCTGGGAAGGGATCGGCAAGTTGATGGTGGATTCCTGTTTCGCCAGGGATTTTCCCATGATCCAGGGATGCGTGCTGCTGGTCGGCGCGGTTTTTGTTCTCACCAACTTTGCCGTGGACATGCTGTACCTGTACCTGAATCCCCGAATCCGGTTGCTGTCGGAAAAACAAGGGAGTCCTGCCTGA
- a CDS encoding ABC transporter permease: MIRAVIDDRKARIGLVILVVLTVAALFAPLLAPQDPYAQHIDRRLQGPSADFPLGTDYLGRCVLSRIIFGSRISLQIAALIVGIQVALGLGLGALAGYFGGLADGLIMRLVDVMMALPSLALALVLAGIMGPGPAGITAALCITGWSEYARIVRGDILALKEKEFIKSARAFGFSDLYILRRHVIPNILAPVIVLATLSTGFVILLVAAFGFLGLGSQPPLADWGVMLSEGRAYMRSAPHLTVFPGLAVMAATFGFNLLGDALRDAMDPRFKINFFSRSLYAVNRHSES, encoded by the coding sequence ATGATCAGAGCGGTAATCGACGACAGGAAGGCCAGGATCGGCCTGGTTATCCTGGTGGTCCTGACTGTAGCGGCGCTATTTGCCCCGCTGCTGGCCCCCCAGGATCCCTATGCGCAGCATATCGACCGGCGCCTTCAAGGGCCGTCAGCCGATTTTCCGCTGGGCACCGACTATCTGGGACGCTGCGTATTGAGCCGGATTATCTTCGGCAGCCGCATCTCCCTTCAGATCGCCGCGCTCATCGTGGGCATTCAGGTGGCCTTGGGACTGGGCCTGGGGGCGCTGGCCGGCTATTTCGGCGGCCTGGCGGACGGATTGATCATGCGTCTGGTGGACGTGATGATGGCCCTGCCCTCCCTGGCCCTGGCCCTGGTGCTGGCCGGCATCATGGGACCGGGCCCGGCCGGGATCACGGCGGCCCTGTGCATCACGGGCTGGTCCGAATACGCCCGCATCGTCCGCGGCGATATTCTGGCGCTCAAGGAAAAAGAGTTCATCAAAAGCGCCCGGGCGTTCGGTTTTTCCGACCTCTACATTCTGCGGCGTCACGTGATCCCCAATATCCTCGCCCCGGTCATCGTGCTGGCCACCCTGTCGACCGGGTTCGTGATTCTGCTGGTGGCGGCCTTCGGTTTCCTTGGTTTGGGCTCCCAGCCCCCGCTGGCCGATTGGGGGGTGATGCTGAGCGAGGGCCGGGCCTATATGCGCAGCGCCCCCCACCTGACCGTTTTCCCCGGGCTGGCGGTCATGGCGGCCACGTTTGGATTCAACCTGTTGGGCGATGCCCTGAGGGATGCCATGGATCCGCGATTCAAGATCAACTTTTTTTCCAGGAGCCTGTATGCGGTTAATCGACATTCAGAATCTTGA
- a CDS encoding ABC transporter ATP-binding protein yields the protein MRLIDIQNLETRFDTENGPVAAVNGVSLSVDRGCRHAVIGQSGAGKSILALSILRLLPDNARIRGEVFFKGRELLSCSMEAMREIRGKAIMMIFQNPLATLNPVLDLGTQLCEIPMCHEGVTYAQARQRALEALTLCELPDPERVMQSYPFQLSGGMLQRVAIAMGIICRPDLLIADEPFKGLDARLQQQVGATLYRICQTFSITLLLITHNLKIAHSLCDRVSVMVGGRIVETAATESFFACPDHAYSKRLVEAYDLFSSAIESAPERRCAP from the coding sequence ATGCGGTTAATCGACATTCAGAATCTTGAAACCCGCTTCGATACGGAAAATGGTCCGGTAGCCGCCGTAAACGGCGTCAGCCTGAGCGTCGATCGCGGCTGCCGGCACGCCGTGATCGGCCAGAGCGGTGCGGGCAAATCCATCCTGGCCTTGTCGATCCTGCGCCTTTTGCCGGATAACGCCCGGATCCGCGGCGAGGTATTTTTCAAGGGCCGGGAGCTGTTATCCTGCTCGATGGAGGCCATGCGCGAAATCCGGGGCAAGGCCATCATGATGATTTTCCAGAACCCTTTGGCCACCTTGAATCCGGTGTTGGATCTGGGCACCCAGCTGTGCGAGATTCCCATGTGCCATGAAGGCGTCACCTACGCGCAGGCCAGGCAACGGGCGCTCGAGGCCTTGACCCTCTGCGAGCTGCCCGATCCCGAGCGGGTGATGCAATCCTACCCGTTCCAGCTCAGTGGCGGCATGTTGCAGCGCGTCGCCATCGCCATGGGCATCATCTGCCGCCCCGACCTGTTGATTGCCGACGAACCGTTCAAGGGGCTCGACGCCCGGCTTCAACAACAGGTCGGCGCCACCCTCTACCGGATCTGCCAGACCTTTTCGATTACCTTGCTCCTGATCACCCATAACCTCAAAATCGCCCACAGCCTTTGCGATCGGGTATCGGTCATGGTCGGCGGCCGCATCGTCGAGACCGCCGCCACCGAGTCGTTTTTCGCTTGCCCGGATCACGCCTATTCAAAACGCCTGGTCGAGGCGTACGATCTGTTCTCATCAGCGATCGAAAGCGCCCCGGAAAGGCGGTGCGCCCCATGA
- a CDS encoding ABC transporter ATP-binding protein gives MINVRHLSKHYTSGIVNKRLTRAVDGVNLSVPKGSVFGLTGESGCGKTTLAMLILRLVEPTAGSITIDGKDITRLGKRALNRLRPDYQIIWQNPDTSLSPRLPLKDSIMEPLRYYARVRRKDEAAILSRCCKMAELPESLLGRYPHEVSGGENQRAVITRLLTLRPTLLIADEPTSSLDVLVQAQILELLKRIQKQLAFTMLFISHDLQAIGFMCDRVAVMRNGKIIESGACGQVLSAPRTPYCRELVDNAFRPWRFAS, from the coding sequence ATGATAAACGTGCGCCACCTGAGCAAGCATTATACGTCGGGCATCGTGAACAAACGTCTCACCCGGGCCGTGGACGGGGTAAACCTGTCGGTTCCCAAGGGCAGCGTCTTTGGACTGACCGGCGAGAGCGGATGCGGAAAGACCACCCTGGCCATGCTGATCCTGCGGCTGGTCGAGCCCACCGCAGGGTCCATCACGATCGACGGCAAGGATATCACCCGCCTGGGCAAACGCGCCCTCAACCGGCTGCGGCCCGATTATCAGATCATCTGGCAGAACCCGGACACCTCGCTGAGCCCGCGCCTCCCATTGAAGGACAGCATCATGGAGCCGCTGCGCTATTACGCCAGGGTCAGGCGCAAGGATGAAGCGGCGATCCTCTCGCGCTGCTGCAAGATGGCCGAATTGCCCGAGTCCCTGCTCGGCCGCTATCCCCACGAAGTCAGCGGCGGAGAGAACCAGCGGGCGGTAATCACCCGCCTGTTGACCCTGCGTCCCACGCTGCTGATCGCCGATGAACCCACATCCTCCCTGGATGTTCTGGTTCAGGCGCAGATTCTCGAACTGCTCAAACGGATCCAGAAACAACTGGCCTTTACCATGCTCTTTATTTCCCACGACCTTCAGGCCATTGGCTTCATGTGTGATCGGGTGGCGGTAATGAGAAATGGTAAGATCATCGAAAGCGGCGCCTGCGGCCAGGTGCTTTCGGCGCCCCGTACCCCCTACTGCCGTGAACTTGTCGATAATGCGTTTCGCCCCTGGAGATTTGCATCATGA
- a CDS encoding ABC transporter substrate-binding protein, which produces MNKTVIMVTAGILFAMALTACSKTESKDSPAELVIGVSQDFRTTDVFSHKGFNCLVFQTLVKTGAEGTIEPLLADSWEVNEDGTSYTFHLNKKAVFSDGTPVTARQVKTSFLYKQTKKRKRGSGRPAGAGSGGPPPAKPEGAGPPPGKGDEGLNKEYGVFDNQRYHLPQWFAFRSMDEIDDHTLRFNLSRPYTLFLSELATTHMYPVLKADDTEPVTGYIGTGPYRIEVFKRTQYMTLVRNEHFWQGKPAIDRIRLKVIPDAETRAIALEAGEIHMTGYDHFDKIPNESVLRLRALPNVTTHRMTSMDHPSISYIAINYKRPPFTDKDIRQAICLAIDRNPLDQVMSETGRTTHGPFPKDHPDCAPDIDPAPFDPGKARQLLATAGWADSDQDGILEKDGQRLAIALCFNSFDPQYKTVAEIVQAQLKAVGIELKLQMMELGAHITVMRDGTYDLALWPMMRYHMFFYTGHPSWLNVYNSPDLDEAFTAYLHDGDAPLRLQALARTQQLIVGSRAFPLFFERYDVVAWNHAYLKDFEPQPLGWDLSMGIWKATIGRKP; this is translated from the coding sequence ATGAACAAAACCGTCATCATGGTTACTGCCGGAATTTTATTTGCTATGGCGCTGACCGCCTGCAGCAAGACCGAGTCAAAGGATTCGCCCGCCGAACTGGTAATCGGCGTCAGCCAGGATTTTCGCACCACCGATGTCTTCTCCCACAAGGGATTCAACTGCCTGGTTTTCCAGACCCTGGTCAAGACCGGCGCGGAGGGGACCATAGAGCCGCTGCTGGCCGATTCCTGGGAAGTCAACGAGGACGGCACGAGCTATACGTTCCACCTGAACAAAAAGGCGGTCTTTTCGGATGGCACACCGGTGACGGCCCGGCAGGTAAAAACATCGTTTTTGTATAAGCAAACCAAAAAACGCAAGCGGGGGTCGGGCCGTCCTGCCGGTGCCGGATCCGGTGGACCGCCGCCGGCCAAACCGGAAGGCGCCGGGCCGCCCCCCGGCAAGGGCGATGAAGGACTCAACAAGGAATACGGCGTGTTCGACAACCAGCGCTACCATCTGCCGCAGTGGTTTGCCTTCAGGTCCATGGATGAGATCGACGATCACACCCTGCGCTTCAACCTCTCCCGGCCATACACCCTGTTCTTAAGCGAGTTGGCCACCACCCACATGTATCCGGTGCTCAAGGCCGACGATACGGAGCCGGTCACGGGATACATCGGTACCGGGCCGTATAGAATCGAGGTCTTCAAACGGACGCAATATATGACCCTGGTGAGAAATGAGCATTTCTGGCAGGGAAAACCGGCCATCGACAGGATCCGGCTCAAGGTCATTCCGGATGCCGAAACGCGCGCCATCGCCCTTGAGGCCGGCGAGATCCATATGACCGGGTACGACCATTTCGACAAAATTCCCAACGAATCCGTCCTTCGCCTGCGGGCGTTGCCCAACGTGACGACCCATCGCATGACCAGCATGGATCATCCATCGATCAGTTACATCGCCATCAATTACAAAAGGCCCCCTTTCACGGACAAGGATATCCGCCAGGCCATTTGCCTGGCCATCGACCGGAATCCCCTGGACCAGGTGATGTCCGAAACCGGGCGAACCACCCACGGCCCGTTCCCCAAGGATCATCCCGACTGTGCGCCGGATATCGACCCTGCCCCTTTCGATCCCGGAAAGGCCCGCCAGTTGCTGGCCACCGCCGGATGGGCGGACAGCGACCAGGACGGTATTCTCGAGAAAGACGGGCAGCGCCTTGCCATTGCCTTGTGCTTCAATTCGTTCGACCCCCAGTACAAAACCGTGGCCGAAATCGTTCAGGCCCAGCTCAAGGCCGTGGGTATTGAATTGAAGCTGCAGATGATGGAGCTGGGCGCGCACATCACGGTCATGCGCGACGGCACCTATGATTTGGCCTTGTGGCCCATGATGCGCTATCACATGTTTTTCTACACCGGTCATCCATCGTGGCTCAACGTGTACAACAGCCCGGACCTGGACGAGGCGTTCACCGCTTACCTGCATGACGGCGACGCGCCGCTGCGGCTTCAGGCACTCGCCCGAACCCAACAACTCATCGTGGGGAGCCGGGCATTTCCCCTTTTCTTCGAGCGATACGATGTGGTGGCCTGGAACCATGCGTATTTGAAAGATTTCGAACCCCAGCCGCTGGGATGGGACCTGTCCATGGGGATCTGGAAGGCGACCATAGGAAGAAAACCATGA
- a CDS encoding putative cobaltochelatase, with amino-acid sequence MTQHTPIYPFTAIVGQTQLKQALILNAINPAIGGVLIRGEKGTAKSTAVRAIADLLPEIRVVRGCPFGCDPDRSEEWCDVCRGSEKTRRIDWRRIRVVTLPLNATEDRVAGGIDFNQAVKSGMRCFSPGVLAMAHRGILYVDEVNLLDDHIVDVILDAAASGRNRVEREGISIAHASRFILVGTMNPEEGELRPQLLDRFGLCVETASEKEPDLRTELMLRREAFDLDPTEFQIRYEKDNAVVARQIAAGRDLLPQVVLPPHLRGLIAEICTENHVAGHRADLVMEQASRALAALGGRRSVTVDDIRGVSALALVHRRRDVAPPPPPPPPEHDHEHDPPPENDQNEDLENPEEPPQENQQQPQEAQAPPSEENAPPEQDEDNESDAQPEEQNRPDSVMEQIFDVGETFKVKKFASPKDRVFRRGSGRRSRTRIAQKQGRYVKSTMDHKSGDIALDATLRAAAPYQLRRKNGNGVGLAVHLKSEDIREKIREKRVGNVLLFLVDASGSMGARGRMTASKGAIMSLLLDAYQKRDRIAMVSFRKDQAVVNLPPTTSIELAATLLKDMPVGGRTPLSAGLAKSYEVLRNILLREPTARPIVIMITDGKSNMALGEAKPLDEAVLLAERLASDARIRFIVVDTESRGLIRFGMARKLAGAMDADYFQIEDLKADTLINIAKESVQ; translated from the coding sequence ATGACCCAACACACTCCCATCTATCCCTTCACCGCCATCGTGGGCCAAACGCAATTGAAACAGGCCCTGATTTTAAATGCCATCAACCCGGCCATCGGCGGGGTGCTGATCCGCGGCGAGAAAGGCACGGCCAAGTCCACGGCCGTGCGCGCCATAGCCGACCTGCTGCCTGAAATCCGCGTGGTGCGCGGCTGTCCCTTTGGCTGTGACCCGGACCGGTCAGAGGAGTGGTGCGACGTCTGCCGGGGCAGTGAGAAGACACGCAGGATCGACTGGCGCCGCATCCGTGTGGTGACCCTGCCCCTCAACGCTACCGAGGACCGCGTGGCCGGTGGGATTGATTTCAACCAGGCGGTCAAAAGCGGCATGCGCTGTTTTTCTCCCGGCGTGCTGGCCATGGCCCACCGGGGCATCCTGTACGTGGACGAAGTCAACCTGCTCGACGACCATATCGTGGACGTGATCCTCGATGCGGCCGCATCGGGTCGCAACCGGGTGGAGCGTGAGGGCATCTCCATCGCCCATGCCTCGCGCTTCATCCTGGTGGGCACGATGAACCCCGAGGAGGGCGAACTGCGTCCCCAGCTCCTGGACCGCTTCGGCCTGTGCGTAGAGACCGCCTCGGAAAAGGAGCCGGACCTGCGCACCGAACTGATGCTGCGCCGGGAGGCCTTTGACCTCGATCCAACGGAATTCCAAATTCGCTACGAGAAGGACAACGCCGTGGTGGCCCGCCAGATCGCGGCCGGGCGGGATCTGTTGCCCCAGGTGGTCCTGCCCCCGCACCTGCGCGGCCTGATCGCCGAAATCTGCACCGAAAACCATGTGGCCGGCCACCGGGCCGATCTGGTCATGGAACAGGCGTCCCGGGCCCTGGCCGCCCTGGGCGGCCGGCGTTCGGTCACCGTCGACGACATCCGCGGGGTATCGGCCCTGGCCCTTGTGCATCGCCGGCGCGATGTCGCGCCGCCGCCGCCCCCACCGCCACCCGAGCATGACCACGAACATGACCCGCCGCCGGAAAACGACCAGAACGAGGACCTGGAAAATCCTGAAGAGCCGCCTCAGGAAAACCAGCAGCAACCCCAGGAGGCCCAGGCCCCGCCCAGTGAGGAAAACGCGCCGCCCGAGCAGGACGAGGATAACGAGTCCGACGCGCAGCCTGAGGAGCAAAACCGGCCGGACAGCGTTATGGAGCAGATCTTCGATGTGGGCGAGACCTTCAAGGTGAAGAAATTCGCCTCACCCAAGGACCGGGTCTTCCGGCGCGGCTCGGGCCGGCGCTCACGCACCCGCATCGCCCAGAAGCAGGGCCGTTACGTGAAAAGCACCATGGACCATAAATCCGGGGACATCGCCCTGGACGCCACCCTGCGGGCGGCGGCGCCCTATCAGCTGCGCCGCAAAAACGGCAATGGCGTTGGTCTGGCCGTCCACCTGAAGTCAGAGGATATTCGCGAGAAGATCCGTGAGAAACGGGTGGGCAACGTGCTGCTCTTTCTGGTGGATGCCAGCGGTTCCATGGGCGCGCGGGGTCGCATGACCGCCTCCAAGGGGGCCATCATGTCCCTGCTCCTGGATGCCTACCAGAAACGCGATCGCATCGCCATGGTCTCCTTCCGCAAGGACCAGGCCGTGGTCAACCTGCCGCCCACCACCTCCATCGAACTGGCCGCCACCCTGCTCAAGGATATGCCCGTGGGCGGCCGCACCCCCCTTTCGGCCGGTCTGGCCAAGTCCTATGAAGTGCTGCGCAACATCCTCCTGCGGGAACCCACGGCCCGGCCGATCGTGATCATGATCACCGACGGCAAGTCCAACATGGCCCTGGGGGAGGCCAAACCGCTGGATGAAGCCGTGCTGCTGGCCGAGCGCCTGGCCAGCGATGCCCGCATCCGCTTCATCGTGGTGGACACCGAAAGCCGCGGGCTGATCCGCTTCGGTATGGCCCGCAAACTGGCCGGCGCCATGGATGCCGACTATTTCCAGATCGAAGACCTCAAAGCCGACACCCTGATCAACATTGCCAAGGAGAGCGTTCAATGA
- a CDS encoding ATP-binding protein encodes MKTQPIYPFTAIVGQEKMKLALILNIINPTLSGVLIRGEKGTAKSTAVRALARILPAIPVVRDCPFQLPEGEADGVCRECSRIDCSRAILNSEPVDIHTRGIRVVELPVGATEDRVVGTMDLEHALKKGEKQVEPGILAAAHRGILYVDEVNLLDDHVVDVLLDSAAMGVNTIEREGVSFSHPARFTLVGTMNPEEGELRPQLLDRFGLCVHIEGIQDAEDRVAIMERRAAFDEDPESFCTAWEAESKVVVERIERAIALYPKVTIARDLLFTIAQCCLDVGVDGHRGDIIILKTAKTLAAWNGREEVEKADIDNAAELALPHRVRRQPLMEIADNVQALKKRTATR; translated from the coding sequence ATGAAAACCCAACCGATTTACCCGTTTACCGCCATCGTCGGTCAGGAGAAGATGAAGCTGGCCCTGATCCTCAATATCATCAACCCGACGCTCTCCGGCGTGCTGATCCGCGGAGAGAAAGGCACGGCCAAATCCACGGCCGTGCGTGCCCTGGCCCGCATCCTGCCGGCGATCCCGGTGGTCCGGGACTGCCCGTTTCAACTTCCCGAAGGTGAGGCCGACGGCGTCTGCCGGGAGTGCTCGCGTATCGACTGCAGCCGGGCCATATTGAACAGCGAGCCCGTGGACATCCACACGCGCGGCATTCGGGTGGTGGAACTGCCCGTGGGCGCCACCGAGGATCGCGTGGTGGGCACCATGGATTTGGAGCATGCCCTGAAAAAAGGAGAAAAACAGGTCGAACCGGGCATTCTGGCCGCTGCCCACCGGGGCATTCTTTACGTGGACGAGGTCAACCTGCTGGATGATCACGTGGTGGACGTACTTCTCGACTCGGCTGCCATGGGGGTCAACACCATCGAACGCGAAGGGGTGAGTTTCTCCCATCCGGCCCGCTTTACCCTGGTGGGCACCATGAACCCGGAGGAGGGCGAACTGCGGCCCCAACTGCTGGACCGCTTCGGCCTGTGCGTGCATATTGAAGGCATCCAGGATGCCGAAGACCGGGTGGCCATCATGGAACGTCGGGCCGCTTTTGACGAGGATCCAGAGTCGTTTTGCACCGCCTGGGAGGCCGAATCGAAAGTCGTGGTCGAACGCATCGAGCGCGCCATTGCCCTCTATCCCAAGGTGACCATCGCCCGCGATCTGCTCTTCACCATTGCCCAGTGCTGCCTGGACGTCGGCGTGGACGGCCACCGGGGAGACATCATCATCCTCAAGACGGCCAAGACCCTGGCCGCCTGGAACGGGCGTGAGGAGGTGGAGAAAGCCGATATCGACAACGCCGCCGAACTGGCCCTGCCCCACCGGGTACGCCGACAGCCGCTGATGGAGATTGCGGATAATGTTCAGGCGCTTAAGAAACGGACTGCTACTCGGTGA
- the hutW gene encoding heme anaerobic degradation radical SAM methyltransferase ChuW/HutW: MDWTPEAKRAIEKVPPFVRKMAGKAVEAYAKDKGMGTVTLEIVQQAKEKMMGRFSKNEDRATAGLSGFNVGMNRRQTMHLTDQRSFLANETDDPLHEAFDRKLAVHAMPRNKTIPLEHLHRYWAEVMSEDHVGQPMRTIYIHIPFCRSHCLFCGFYQNAYQPEKAHQYVDALLEEMAGTAQEPFAKRAPFQAVYFGGGTPTALPANDIYRLVGGVKTFFPLANDCELTLEGRFHDFGEDKIEAALTAGVNRFSLGVQTFDTAIRKSLGRREPEEKLIQMLTHLRDQGAAAIIIDLIYGLPGQTMDIWEKDLKTYLDLEIDGCDLYQLNIFAGGPLESAVRNQTLPRPATLREQADFYQCGVDRLSAAHQRQLSITHWARNTRERSLYNALSRGRSECIPLGAGAGGWLGKHMFFLEGDLNAYIQRVQTGKKPLVMGYGGDQHHLLLRDIACQIELGYCDMKSLSARHGMDLFAMTGHVVDQWEKVGLIRMDDGVLHLTRAGAFWAVNLSQIIIDLVQMQNTNTGFTWRQR, from the coding sequence ATGGACTGGACCCCGGAAGCAAAGCGAGCGATCGAGAAAGTACCGCCTTTTGTTCGCAAAATGGCTGGCAAGGCAGTGGAGGCCTATGCCAAGGACAAGGGGATGGGCACGGTAACCCTGGAAATTGTCCAACAGGCAAAAGAAAAAATGATGGGGCGGTTTTCAAAAAACGAGGACCGCGCCACCGCTGGCTTGTCCGGATTCAACGTGGGCATGAACCGCCGTCAGACCATGCACCTGACCGACCAGCGGTCTTTTCTGGCCAATGAAACCGACGATCCCCTTCACGAGGCATTTGACCGCAAACTGGCCGTTCATGCCATGCCCCGCAACAAAACAATTCCGCTTGAACATCTTCACCGGTACTGGGCCGAGGTCATGTCCGAAGATCATGTGGGCCAGCCGATGCGCACCATTTATATCCACATCCCCTTCTGCCGGAGTCATTGCCTGTTTTGCGGATTTTATCAAAATGCCTACCAGCCTGAAAAGGCGCACCAATACGTGGATGCCCTTCTCGAGGAAATGGCCGGGACCGCGCAGGAACCCTTCGCAAAACGCGCACCGTTTCAGGCCGTTTATTTCGGTGGCGGCACACCGACCGCCCTGCCCGCCAATGATATTTACCGGCTGGTGGGTGGCGTGAAGACCTTTTTTCCTCTGGCCAATGATTGTGAATTGACCCTGGAGGGCCGGTTCCACGATTTCGGCGAAGACAAAATCGAGGCTGCCCTGACTGCCGGCGTGAACCGCTTTTCTTTAGGCGTGCAGACGTTTGACACCGCAATCCGCAAGTCCCTCGGCAGGCGGGAACCAGAAGAGAAATTAATTCAAATGTTGACCCACCTGCGGGATCAAGGTGCCGCCGCGATTATCATTGATCTGATTTACGGCCTTCCCGGTCAAACCATGGACATCTGGGAAAAGGATCTTAAGACCTATCTTGATCTGGAGATCGATGGTTGCGACCTGTATCAACTCAACATATTCGCCGGCGGGCCGCTGGAAAGCGCCGTTCGTAACCAGACCCTGCCCAGGCCGGCCACCTTACGGGAACAGGCCGATTTTTATCAATGCGGTGTGGACCGTTTATCGGCCGCCCACCAACGCCAGCTGTCCATCACCCATTGGGCACGAAATACCCGCGAGCGAAGTCTGTATAACGCCTTGTCCCGGGGCCGCAGCGAATGTATTCCCCTGGGCGCCGGCGCTGGTGGCTGGCTGGGCAAACACATGTTCTTCCTGGAAGGAGATTTAAACGCCTATATCCAGCGGGTACAAACAGGTAAAAAACCCCTCGTCATGGGATACGGCGGCGATCAGCACCACCTGCTGCTCAGGGACATCGCCTGCCAGATCGAGTTGGGATACTGCGACATGAAATCCCTATCGGCTCGGCATGGAATGGACCTTTTCGCCATGACGGGCCACGTGGTCGATCAGTGGGAAAAAGTGGGCTTGATCCGAATGGACGACGGCGTGCTTCATCTTACGCGCGCGGGAGCGTTCTGGGCGGTCAATCTGTCCCAGATCATAATTGATCTCGTCCAGATGCAGAATACTAATACAGGCTTTACATGGAGACAGAGGTGA
- a CDS encoding TonB-dependent receptor, with protein sequence MSALYGSDAMAGVINIVTRKASEKRSFSGKIIGGMAENGDRETTIVRATGDLGAVGNTHHRLSTEFKKRGDYRLEDDQPYTSLKNDDMGDLSLHAYYRWIHDYYGSDPNLPRGSDPVNSNFDVVDVKLDYRFFDHHLISVGIDNLFDKETPANYTKGGSPLDPGERYYYVSYSINY encoded by the coding sequence ATGTCTGCCCTTTATGGTTCGGACGCCATGGCCGGCGTCATCAACATCGTGACGCGCAAAGCCAGTGAAAAAAGATCGTTTAGCGGCAAAATCATTGGTGGTATGGCGGAGAACGGTGATCGTGAGACAACCATTGTGCGGGCCACGGGCGACTTGGGTGCTGTCGGCAACACCCACCACCGGCTTTCGACGGAATTTAAAAAACGGGGCGACTACCGTCTCGAGGACGATCAGCCCTATACCAGCTTGAAAAACGACGACATGGGCGACCTTTCCCTGCATGCCTACTACCGCTGGATCCATGACTATTACGGCTCGGATCCCAATTTACCCCGGGGCTCGGACCCGGTGAATTCCAACTTTGACGTTGTCGACGTCAAACTGGACTATCGGTTCTTTGACCACCATCTGATCAGCGTGGGTATCGACAACCTGTTCGATAAGGAAACCCCGGCCAACTATACCAAGGGCGGATCGCCCCTGGATCCCGGAGAGCGTTATTATTACGTGAGTTACAGCATCAACTATTAA